In Arthrobacter sp. SLBN-83, one DNA window encodes the following:
- a CDS encoding DUF4193 domain-containing protein, which translates to MATDYDELRSDVKESQDNSLEQLQSANAPDARSVVQELDEADGLDGAGVPGGEFVAEELVVQVIPQAEDEFTCYSCFLVRHRSQIARQKDGHSYCTECEG; encoded by the coding sequence GTGGCAACCGATTACGATGAACTGCGTTCCGACGTCAAGGAATCGCAGGACAACTCACTCGAGCAGCTCCAGTCAGCTAACGCTCCCGACGCCCGCAGCGTTGTGCAGGAGTTGGACGAAGCTGACGGGCTGGACGGCGCCGGGGTCCCTGGCGGCGAATTCGTCGCTGAGGAGCTCGTAGTCCAGGTCATCCCGCAGGCTGAGGACGAGTTCACCTGCTACTCCTGCTTCCTGGTCCGCCACCGGTCCCAGATCGCCCGGCAGAAAGACGGCCACAGCTACTGCACCGAGTGCGAAGGCTAG
- a CDS encoding M50 family metallopeptidase: MDSPASVWSALSAAFTQTNVPTVTWAEMLLALAAAVALSIPRRSWRYFGLLATATHELGHAFAAVSSGQRLTGIRLRLDHSGTTTTYSRSRLAAAWSCFWGYPVPAMVGAAFVWCGLNGWGPAAMATSALVLAASLVFLRNLAGFAITTAAIAGAAGLGFLAPGSVVGHVSVVVGLALLVAGVRDLLKLTNVHLRRRDRLSSSDAYLLYRATSIPSGIWITLFTLIVTGAWLVAWQPISMILFKGA; encoded by the coding sequence GTGGACAGCCCCGCCAGCGTGTGGAGCGCGTTGAGCGCAGCCTTCACCCAAACAAACGTACCCACCGTCACGTGGGCTGAGATGCTCCTGGCCCTGGCAGCCGCCGTCGCCCTGTCCATCCCGCGCCGCAGCTGGCGCTACTTCGGGCTCCTCGCCACCGCCACGCACGAACTGGGCCACGCCTTTGCAGCCGTGAGCTCCGGCCAGCGATTAACAGGAATCCGCCTCCGGCTTGATCACTCGGGGACCACCACCACGTATAGCCGGAGCAGGCTCGCCGCTGCGTGGTCGTGTTTCTGGGGCTACCCTGTGCCGGCCATGGTTGGTGCAGCTTTTGTATGGTGTGGGCTCAACGGTTGGGGCCCGGCAGCCATGGCCACCAGCGCGCTGGTCCTGGCCGCGTCACTGGTCTTCCTGCGCAACCTGGCAGGATTCGCCATCACCACTGCAGCCATCGCCGGCGCCGCTGGCCTGGGGTTCCTTGCGCCTGGTTCCGTCGTGGGTCACGTCTCCGTCGTCGTCGGCCTGGCACTGCTGGTGGCCGGCGTCCGCGACCTGCTGAAACTCACCAACGTCCACCTCCGCCGCCGGGACCGGCTGTCCAGCTCCGATGCCTATCTCCTGTACCGCGCCACCTCGATTCCGTCCGGGATCTGGATCACCTTGTTCACGCTGATCGTCACCGGGGCCTGGCTTGTGGCCTGGCAGCCAATTTCGATGATCCTGTTCAAAGGCGCCTAG
- a CDS encoding glutathione S-transferase family protein, translated as MSQETESTHKASDGTNGHSTRGAYVTGGAEFTRDTNYIEDRITRNAAPGSNGEPGWPVEAGRYRLIAARACPWANRTVIVRRLLGLEEAISLGQPGPTHDARSWTFDLDPGGVDPVLGIERLQEAYFKRFPGYPRGITVPAIVDVRSGEVVTNNFPQITLDFSTEWTEFHRPGAPRLYPEHLRDEIDQVNKRVFTEVNNGVYRCGFAGSQEAYDAAYERLWTAMDWLEDRLSRQRYLVGETITEADVRLFTTLARFDPVYHGHFKCNRQKLSEMPNLWGYARDLFQTPGFGDTIDFVQIKRHYYIVHEDINPTGIVPAGPDLGGWLEEHGRGALGGRPFGDGTAPGPVRQGEEVAPGHGATKER; from the coding sequence ATGAGCCAGGAAACGGAAAGCACCCACAAAGCGTCCGACGGCACCAACGGGCACAGCACCCGCGGAGCTTATGTGACGGGCGGAGCGGAATTCACCCGCGACACCAATTACATTGAGGACCGCATCACCAGGAACGCCGCTCCGGGCAGCAATGGCGAGCCGGGCTGGCCTGTGGAGGCAGGGCGTTACCGCCTCATTGCCGCCAGGGCCTGCCCGTGGGCCAACCGCACCGTGATTGTCCGCAGGCTGCTGGGGCTGGAAGAGGCAATCTCGCTGGGCCAGCCCGGCCCCACCCACGATGCGCGGTCCTGGACTTTCGACCTCGATCCCGGCGGCGTGGACCCGGTCCTCGGCATCGAGCGCCTCCAGGAGGCCTACTTCAAACGCTTCCCCGGCTACCCCCGCGGCATCACTGTGCCTGCCATCGTGGACGTGCGCAGCGGCGAAGTGGTGACCAACAACTTCCCGCAGATAACCCTGGACTTTTCGACCGAGTGGACCGAGTTCCACCGCCCGGGCGCGCCCCGGCTCTATCCAGAGCACCTTCGTGACGAGATCGACCAAGTGAACAAGCGGGTCTTCACCGAGGTCAACAACGGCGTCTACCGTTGCGGTTTCGCGGGTTCGCAGGAAGCCTACGATGCAGCATACGAACGCTTGTGGACCGCCATGGACTGGCTTGAGGACCGCCTCTCGCGGCAGCGCTACCTGGTGGGTGAAACCATCACCGAGGCAGACGTGCGGCTCTTCACGACGCTTGCCAGGTTCGATCCCGTTTACCACGGACACTTTAAGTGCAACCGGCAGAAACTCAGCGAGATGCCCAACCTTTGGGGCTATGCCCGGGACCTGTTCCAGACTCCGGGGTTCGGCGACACCATCGACTTCGTGCAGATCAAGCGGCACTACTACATCGTCCATGAGGACATAAACCCCACCGGAATTGTTCCCGCCGGCCCGGACCTGGGCGGATGGCTGGAAGAGCACGGCCGTGGGGCCCTGGGCGGGCGGCCGTTCGGCGATGGCACCGCTCCCGGGCCTGTCCGGCAGGGTGAGGAAGTGGCACCGGGACACGGCGCCACCAAAGAGCGCTAG
- a CDS encoding glycosyltransferase family 9 protein, translated as MTGAEAARQSSDAIPADGKPELLVLRALKLGDLLVAVPALKGIRRAFPEHRLRYAAQGWLSEALGLVGGYELLPTHGLDEPLAMEPGVVDVAVNLHGSGPESQGRIEALKARQTVGHRSAHRDGPPWRPELHERERWVRLVEWHGIEADPLDVQLNTPHMPSPVPGATVLHVGAAYGSRLWPAERFAAVAAALAEAGHQVVFTGGTSERERAEEVCRLAGLPGTAVLAGVLGLGEFAATIASARLVVSADTGAAHLASAYGTPSVVLFGPAPPEIWGPPPGPHVVLTRADLRRGDTFAVQPDPALLAVQVPDVMAAVRGLGLL; from the coding sequence ATGACGGGCGCCGAAGCTGCCCGGCAGTCCAGCGACGCGATTCCTGCCGATGGTAAGCCGGAGCTCCTGGTCCTGCGCGCCTTGAAGCTGGGTGACCTGCTGGTCGCCGTGCCGGCCTTGAAGGGAATCCGGCGCGCATTTCCCGAGCACCGGCTGCGCTACGCGGCCCAGGGCTGGTTGTCCGAAGCCCTGGGATTGGTGGGCGGCTATGAGCTGCTGCCGACGCACGGCCTGGATGAGCCGCTGGCGATGGAACCGGGTGTGGTGGATGTGGCTGTCAATCTGCACGGCAGCGGTCCAGAGAGCCAGGGGCGGATTGAGGCGTTGAAGGCACGGCAGACCGTTGGCCACCGAAGTGCGCACCGGGATGGCCCTCCTTGGCGGCCCGAGCTGCACGAGCGCGAACGCTGGGTCAGGCTCGTGGAGTGGCATGGCATCGAGGCGGATCCGCTGGACGTGCAGTTGAACACACCGCACATGCCCAGTCCGGTTCCGGGCGCCACCGTCCTGCATGTGGGGGCTGCATACGGCAGCAGGCTGTGGCCGGCGGAGCGCTTTGCGGCGGTGGCCGCCGCGCTCGCAGAAGCGGGACACCAGGTGGTGTTCACCGGCGGGACATCGGAACGGGAACGGGCAGAGGAAGTGTGCCGTCTTGCAGGTCTTCCGGGCACCGCCGTCCTTGCCGGGGTACTGGGCCTTGGCGAGTTCGCCGCCACGATCGCCTCCGCACGCCTGGTGGTCTCGGCCGACACGGGGGCCGCCCATCTGGCATCCGCGTATGGGACACCCTCGGTGGTGCTGTTCGGTCCGGCGCCGCCGGAAATCTGGGGGCCCCCGCCGGGACCCCATGTGGTCCTCACCCGCGCGGATCTCCGGCGCGGGGACACCTTCGCGGTCCAACCCGATCCAGCCCTGCTGGCCGTCCAGGTGCCCGATGTCATGGCTGCGGTACGGGGGCTGGGGCTTCTGTAA
- a CDS encoding glycosyltransferase family 9 protein, with amino-acid sequence MEQLTAEFGGAGQVGVGVGPVLEKFDAVSRIVVLRGGGLGDLIFAIPAMAALKAAYPAATITLLGTPIHQALLAALKSPVDEVVVLPFAEGVRPGEEDPEELERFFAQMHSRNFDLAVQVHGGGRYSNPFLLRLGARHTVGTRTADAASLERTIPYLYYQHEPLRALEVAGFAGAFPVDLEARLAPIEGGAAPEAADGGPGQPLVVIHPGATDPRRRWPAEKFAELAAACAADGSRVVIVGDSSEQELAEGIAARAASAGVRSVAGALDMGGLVALLAEADVVVANDSGPRHLAQALGVPTVGIFWAGNVINAGALGRSLHRVHASWVTTCPTCGIDVTQVGWTAPRCEHDDSVVAAIGVPEVYEDVLSLTATKFARQDA; translated from the coding sequence TTGGAGCAACTCACCGCAGAGTTCGGCGGTGCGGGACAAGTCGGCGTGGGTGTCGGTCCCGTGCTGGAGAAGTTCGACGCAGTGTCCAGGATCGTGGTCCTGCGTGGGGGCGGCCTCGGGGACCTGATTTTCGCGATCCCGGCCATGGCGGCGCTGAAGGCGGCCTACCCGGCAGCAACCATCACCTTGCTGGGAACGCCGATCCACCAAGCGCTGCTCGCGGCACTGAAAAGCCCGGTCGATGAAGTGGTGGTCCTGCCCTTCGCTGAGGGAGTCCGGCCCGGCGAAGAGGACCCGGAAGAGCTGGAGCGGTTCTTTGCGCAGATGCACAGCCGCAACTTCGACCTCGCCGTCCAGGTCCACGGTGGCGGACGGTATTCGAATCCATTCCTGCTGCGCTTGGGGGCGCGCCACACAGTGGGCACCAGGACAGCCGATGCCGCCAGCCTGGAACGCACCATCCCCTACCTCTATTACCAGCACGAACCGCTGCGCGCCTTGGAGGTGGCCGGCTTCGCGGGCGCCTTCCCCGTTGACCTCGAGGCCCGGTTGGCACCCATCGAAGGGGGAGCGGCCCCGGAAGCTGCCGACGGCGGCCCCGGCCAGCCACTGGTGGTGATCCATCCCGGCGCCACCGACCCCCGCCGTCGTTGGCCGGCGGAGAAGTTCGCCGAACTGGCGGCCGCCTGCGCGGCCGACGGCTCCCGCGTGGTCATCGTGGGGGACAGCAGTGAGCAGGAGCTGGCGGAGGGCATTGCGGCGCGGGCGGCGTCAGCAGGCGTCCGCTCCGTGGCCGGGGCACTCGACATGGGCGGACTGGTGGCGCTGCTGGCCGAAGCTGATGTTGTGGTGGCGAACGACAGCGGCCCCCGGCACCTTGCGCAGGCGCTGGGCGTGCCCACAGTGGGGATCTTCTGGGCCGGCAACGTGATCAACGCCGGCGCCCTGGGCAGGAGCCTCCACCGCGTGCACGCCTCCTGGGTGACCACCTGCCCCACCTGCGGCATTGATGTCACCCAGGTTGGTTGGACCGCACCACGCTGTGAACACGACGACTCAGTGGTGGCCGCCATCGGGGTGCCTGAAGTCTACGAGGACGTCCTCAGCCTCACCGCCACCAAGTTTGCCAGGCAGGACGCATGA
- a CDS encoding serine hydrolase domain-containing protein: MQTSLGFVAPGYENVLALFESLLAEDSRYSAQLAAYHQGVPVVRLTGGPEMTADTLTGGYSCSKGVAAMVIALLVQDGALDLDKTVAHYWPEFATHGKDRLLVREALSHQAGLLGVDGGFAIDEFTTARAAGRLAAAAPAWEPGRQFGYHALTIGILMEELCRRTTGEALQDVYERRIRKPQEVDFFLGLPEDLDSRYRDVLYEEEPGQPWVDPLSLEGLNSNAPVSSIMELPNIRSVRAAGMSAAGGVGSADGLARLYAAATTGVQGIEPFLTADTITAMTREQVWGLDRSSGLDNVFAVVFMKPHPSRNFGSHRAFGHEGANAALGFADPSYGLSFGYIPRRAEEGRTPGRAHRLAAAVRRSTAGLS, from the coding sequence ATGCAGACTTCTCTTGGTTTTGTGGCGCCGGGATACGAAAACGTCTTGGCCCTGTTCGAGTCCCTTCTCGCCGAGGATTCCCGTTACAGCGCGCAACTGGCTGCCTACCACCAGGGTGTGCCGGTAGTGCGCCTGACCGGCGGGCCCGAAATGACCGCCGACACGCTGACCGGCGGGTATTCGTGTTCGAAAGGCGTTGCCGCCATGGTTATCGCCCTCCTTGTGCAGGATGGCGCTCTGGACCTGGACAAGACAGTGGCCCACTACTGGCCCGAGTTCGCAACTCATGGAAAGGACAGGCTGCTGGTCAGGGAGGCACTGTCCCACCAGGCCGGGCTTCTGGGCGTTGACGGCGGCTTCGCCATCGACGAGTTCACAACCGCCCGGGCCGCCGGCCGGCTCGCCGCCGCTGCTCCCGCCTGGGAGCCTGGCCGGCAGTTCGGCTACCACGCGCTTACCATTGGGATCCTGATGGAGGAGTTGTGCCGCCGGACCACAGGCGAGGCGCTGCAGGATGTCTATGAGCGGAGGATCCGCAAACCGCAGGAAGTGGATTTCTTCCTTGGCCTTCCCGAGGACCTGGACTCACGGTACCGGGACGTCCTCTACGAGGAGGAGCCGGGCCAACCGTGGGTGGACCCCCTCAGCCTTGAGGGCCTCAACAGCAACGCCCCCGTGAGCAGCATCATGGAACTGCCGAACATCCGGTCTGTGCGCGCCGCGGGCATGTCTGCCGCCGGCGGCGTGGGCTCTGCTGACGGCCTGGCCCGGCTGTACGCCGCCGCTACGACCGGCGTCCAGGGCATTGAGCCGTTCCTCACAGCGGACACCATCACGGCAATGACCCGGGAGCAGGTGTGGGGACTGGACCGGTCCTCAGGGCTGGACAATGTCTTCGCCGTCGTCTTCATGAAACCGCACCCCTCGCGGAACTTTGGCAGCCACCGTGCCTTCGGCCACGAGGGCGCCAACGCTGCTCTCGGGTTCGCCGACCCGTCCTATGGCCTGAGCTTCGGCTACATCCCCCGGCGGGCGGAAGAGGGGCGCACTCCGGGCCGGGCCCACCGCCTGGCCGCTGCCGTGCGGCGCTCAACAGCAGGTTTGTCCTGA